A window from Ignavibacteriota bacterium encodes these proteins:
- a CDS encoding putative Ig domain-containing protein produces the protein MVTFNDQSIEIKWVDNSKTETNYIIERKEGNSGSWSERGRVDANVVTYKDINLAPNTTYCYRVRAYNGNGSTYSGYSNEVCATTLVQRKSPTITSTAVTNGVVGQLYSYNVDATGNPAPTYSLTTSPSGMTINSTSGIIQWTPSSSGSYNVTVKATNGVSPDASQSFTIVVALPNTAPVITTAAVTNGVVGQMYSYDVDATGNPAPTYSLTTSPSGMTINSTSGLIQWTPSSSGSYNVTVKASNGVSPDASQSFTIVVALPNTAPVITTAAVTNGVVGQLYSYDVDATGNPAPTYSLTTSPSGMTINSTSGLIQWTPSSSGSYNVTVKASNGVSPDASQSFTIVVALPNTAPVITTAAVTNGVVGQLYSYNVDATGNPAPTYSLTTSPSGMTINSTSGIIQWTPSSSGSYNVTVKATNGVSPDASQSFIILVPGLEITPTNQLVSFTSGSTTFNVSSNISWSVSTNENWITGISPSSGKNNETITVNYAENLGSQRVGTIIISGGGLTKSVTVTQAEGPILTVIPSNKDVEYIAGSTTFNVSSNISWSVSTNENWITSLIPSNAALTVQYTENKGIQRVGVITVSGSGLTSTVTITQAENPPKLLISQGEISHQFGSFAQGSNPEPNNFNFELKNSGGGILFGTISFSGIWLTIDYNEFSLNADESKSFNVTANTSNLEIGEYSDSLKIFSNAGNLNGEISCNLITGIDDLSKIGNIPEDYYIDNNYPNPFNPTTIISFGLPEQSTVSLVVYDITGNEVEKFLNNERLAAGRYQYSFDSKKLASGIYFYRILAEKFVQTKKMILMK, from the coding sequence GTGGTCACATTTAATGATCAAAGTATAGAAATAAAATGGGTGGATAATTCTAAGACAGAGACAAATTACATAATAGAAAGAAAAGAAGGAAATAGTGGGTCTTGGAGTGAACGAGGAAGAGTAGATGCAAATGTTGTAACATATAAGGATATAAATTTAGCTCCAAATACAACATATTGTTATAGGGTGAGAGCATATAATGGTAACGGTAGTACATATTCTGGATATTCTAATGAAGTTTGTGCAACTACACTAGTACAGAGAAAATCTCCAACTATAACCTCAACAGCAGTAACAAACGGAGTTGTAGGACAGCTGTATAGTTATAATGTAGATGCCACAGGAAATCCGGCACCTACATATTCATTGACAACATCACCAAGCGGGATGACAATAAATTCAACGAGTGGTATAATACAATGGACACCGAGCAGTTCAGGAAGTTATAATGTAACGGTAAAAGCGACGAATGGAGTAAGTCCGGATGCAAGTCAATCATTTACGATAGTAGTAGCTTTACCAAATACAGCACCGGTGATAACAACGGCAGCAGTAACAAACGGAGTTGTAGGACAGATGTATAGTTATGATGTAGATGCAACAGGAAATCCGGCACCTACATATTCATTGACGACATCACCAAGCGGGATGACAATAAATTCAACTAGTGGACTAATACAATGGACACCGAGCAGTTCAGGAAGTTATAATGTAACGGTAAAAGCATCGAATGGAGTAAGTCCGGATGCAAGTCAATCATTTACGATAGTAGTAGCTTTACCAAATACAGCACCGGTGATAACAACGGCAGCAGTAACAAACGGAGTTGTAGGACAGCTGTATAGTTATGATGTAGATGCAACAGGAAATCCGGCACCTACATATTCATTGACGACATCACCAAGCGGGATGACAATAAATTCAACTAGTGGACTAATACAATGGACACCGAGCAGTTCAGGAAGTTATAATGTAACGGTAAAAGCATCGAATGGAGTAAGTCCGGATGCAAGTCAATCATTTACGATAGTAGTAGCTTTACCAAATACAGCACCGGTGATAACAACGGCAGCAGTAACAAACGGAGTTGTAGGACAGCTGTATAGTTATAATGTAGATGCAACAGGAAATCCGGCACCTACATATTCATTGACGACATCACCAAGCGGGATGACAATAAATTCAACGAGTGGTATAATACAATGGACACCGAGCAGTTCAGGAAGTTATAATGTAACGGTAAAAGCGACGAATGGAGTAAGTCCGGATGCAAGTCAATCATTTATTATACTAGTACCAGGACTTGAAATTACACCTACTAATCAGTTAGTATCATTTACATCAGGCAGTACAACATTTAATGTGAGTTCAAATATTAGTTGGAGTGTAAGTACAAATGAGAACTGGATAACGGGTATAAGTCCTTCAAGTGGAAAAAATAATGAAACAATAACAGTGAATTACGCAGAAAATTTAGGAAGTCAACGAGTTGGAACAATAATAATATCTGGTGGCGGCTTAACCAAATCAGTTACAGTAACTCAAGCTGAAGGGCCAATATTAACAGTAATACCATCAAATAAAGATGTAGAATATATTGCTGGCAGTACGACATTTAATGTGAGTTCAAATATTAGTTGGAGTGTAAGTACAAATGAGAATTGGATAACAAGTTTAATTCCTTCAAATGCGGCGCTAACAGTTCAATATACAGAGAATAAGGGGATTCAACGAGTAGGAGTTATTACAGTTAGTGGAAGTGGGTTAACGAGTACCGTGACAATTACGCAAGCAGAAAATCCACCAAAACTTTTAATTTCACAAGGAGAAATAAGTCATCAATTTGGCAGTTTTGCACAAGGCAGTAATCCTGAACCTAACAATTTTAATTTTGAATTAAAAAACAGTGGTGGTGGAATTTTATTCGGTACAATATCTTTTTCAGGAATTTGGTTAACTATTGATTACAATGAATTTAGTTTGAATGCTGATGAATCAAAATCATTTAATGTAACTGCAAATACAAGTAATTTAGAAATTGGAGAATATTCTGATTCGCTAAAAATATTTTCTAATGCAGGTAATTTAAATGGAGAAATATCATGTAATTTAATTACAGGGATTGATGATCTATCAAAAATTGGAAATATCCCAGAAGATTATTATATAGATAACAATTATCCAAATCCATTTAATCCAACAACAATCATTAGTTTTGGATTACCAGAACAAAGTACAGTTAGTTTAGTGGTATATGATATTACAGGAAATGAAGTAGAAAAATTCTTGAATAATGAGAGATTAGCAGCTGGAAGATATCAATATTCATTTGATTCAAAAAAGCTAGCTAGTGGAATATATTTTTATAGAATCTTGGCTGAAAAATTTGTGCAAACTAAAAAAATGATTTTGATGAAATAA
- a CDS encoding CZB domain-containing protein gives MVSKEAINSAINNHVIWKRRLISAIESGKSEFQVAKVQKDNVCEFGKWLESLSAIDRSSTDFQTVKELHSSFHKTAANVLDLALKGQKESAMEKFNFNGTFGAISSKLTVALSNWKKKV, from the coding sequence ATGGTTTCAAAAGAAGCAATTAATTCTGCTATAAATAATCATGTAATTTGGAAACGCCGCCTCATTAGTGCTATTGAATCCGGGAAATCTGAATTCCAAGTCGCTAAAGTTCAAAAAGATAATGTATGTGAATTCGGTAAATGGTTGGAAAGTCTTTCTGCTATTGACAGATCATCAACGGATTTTCAGACTGTTAAAGAGCTTCATTCAAGCTTCCATAAAACCGCTGCTAATGTTCTCGATTTAGCATTAAAAGGTCAAAAAGAATCTGCAATGGAGAAATTCAATTTTAATGGTACCTTTGGCGCAATAAGTTCAAAATTAACCGTTGCTCTAAGTAACTGGAAAAAGAAAGTATAA
- a CDS encoding T9SS type A sorting domain-containing protein has protein sequence MKKITLLAIFLLSICANIYAQQEPFIYYPFNSNSNDESGNNYNLLNGHAQLTNDRFGNSNSAYSFNGIDDYFERDGGITLNNNITMAVWIKNSGTTNWSMPVCIGNSYFNIRLSFDGTNNKAGFNGWMGGFTGIENSVLTMQNNEWYHLVGVRTGNLWKLYINGTLDSEIFAKPDTHTDLNIAVSKNAYSEYHQDYFKGKIDDIRIYNTALTENEIITLYNENNFQNNGLVASYPFNGNAQDVSGNSLNGIEQGLTYIFNNNNNQAAKFLSSSSVNITDNYLFDFSAVAGFTIEAQFKLLEATNGYILIKMGPGGGEDDEYSLSISPEGQISGACNRNASVYNSVNSIGRLSLNTWYNVIFVWENNGDMSLYIDGVLDNKINSQVTSIQNTNTPIIIGDPNMNAPHSIVGLIDNIRIYNRKLNQSEISELYASNQQNADFIFKYDFETITDNIIIDRSPEGLHNGIIQGEKSIGMSYCTRGSAAYFNGAWRFVVENSKLEDFPLTNDWTLAYSIYLTSQSDGGNGLITRMSSNSGYCGDRGFYIYITPEPENNRFIAAFDDSYIWDAGNNDRVNITGLVNDSWNRVIIVHHSNGYVDLYSNGILVAENQKLFMSETNQKQMSIGGNYLNLHCYGVGFANNIKMDDIALYSGILTNEELLADNLLNPFGFYQNGICNVLPIAQAGEDQVIECGGVDGTEVTLNGSGSTDSDNDSLSFTWYLNEEVVSTEAIANLNLTVGEYNFTLVVDDGNGGTASDDVLIKVEDTTTPVLTLKAPIKIWPVNHKYVNINITDMVNGITDGCSGNLQVNDLRILQVTSDELEDDPSGGDGNTLNDIVINEGCKSVGLRAERLGNADGRVYTVIIGGKDLNGNVGTAEFEVQVPHSKNGTAVKSNVQYLVEGTCEIPLPNEQLAKEVNENREEEIADVIPSNYILNQNYPNPFNPTTKISYSIPENNYVTLIVYDVLGNVVSLLENGYKSAGNYTYNFDASRISNGVYFYKLQAGDFTETKKMILLK, from the coding sequence ATGAAAAAAATAACTCTTTTAGCAATCTTTCTACTTAGTATTTGCGCAAATATTTATGCACAACAAGAACCATTTATTTATTACCCCTTTAACAGTAATTCAAATGATGAAAGTGGAAATAATTACAATTTATTGAATGGGCATGCACAATTAACAAATGATAGGTTTGGTAATTCGAATAGTGCATACTCATTTAATGGAATTGATGATTATTTTGAAAGAGATGGCGGAATAACATTAAATAATAATATAACAATGGCAGTTTGGATAAAAAACTCTGGCACAACAAATTGGAGTATGCCAGTTTGTATTGGTAATAGTTACTTTAACATTAGACTAAGTTTTGATGGAACTAACAACAAAGCTGGATTTAATGGTTGGATGGGTGGATTTACTGGAATTGAAAATAGTGTTTTAACAATGCAAAATAATGAATGGTATCATCTTGTAGGTGTGAGAACCGGGAATTTATGGAAACTTTATATTAATGGTACGCTTGATAGTGAAATATTTGCTAAACCAGATACACATACTGATCTGAATATTGCTGTTTCAAAAAATGCATATTCAGAATATCATCAAGATTATTTTAAAGGAAAAATTGATGATATTAGGATATATAATACAGCATTAACTGAAAATGAAATTATAACACTTTATAATGAAAACAATTTTCAAAATAATGGTCTTGTTGCTTCCTATCCATTTAACGGAAATGCACAAGATGTAAGTGGAAATTCTCTTAATGGAATTGAACAAGGTTTAACTTATATTTTTAATAATAATAATAATCAAGCTGCAAAGTTTCTATCATCTAGTTCTGTCAATATAACTGATAATTATTTGTTTGATTTCTCTGCTGTAGCTGGTTTTACAATTGAAGCACAATTCAAATTACTTGAAGCAACCAATGGATATATTTTAATTAAAATGGGACCTGGAGGAGGAGAAGATGATGAATATTCTCTATCAATATCACCTGAAGGACAGATTTCAGGAGCATGCAATAGAAATGCTTCAGTTTATAATTCTGTTAATTCAATAGGTAGATTATCTTTAAATACTTGGTACAATGTAATATTTGTTTGGGAAAATAATGGCGATATGTCACTATACATTGATGGTGTATTAGATAATAAAATAAATTCACAAGTTACTTCGATTCAAAATACTAATACTCCAATTATTATTGGAGACCCAAATATGAATGCCCCACATTCTATTGTTGGTTTAATAGATAATATTAGGATATACAATCGAAAATTAAATCAAAGTGAAATTTCTGAACTTTATGCTAGTAATCAACAGAACGCAGATTTCATATTTAAATATGACTTTGAAACTATTACAGACAATATTATTATTGATAGATCCCCGGAAGGTTTACACAATGGAATTATTCAAGGTGAAAAAAGTATCGGTATGAGCTATTGCACAAGAGGCTCTGCAGCTTATTTTAATGGAGCATGGAGGTTTGTAGTTGAAAATTCAAAATTAGAAGACTTCCCTTTGACAAATGATTGGACTTTAGCATATTCAATCTATTTAACTTCGCAAAGTGACGGAGGGAATGGATTAATTACAAGAATGTCATCCAACAGTGGCTATTGTGGTGATAGAGGGTTTTATATTTATATAACACCCGAACCAGAAAATAATAGATTTATTGCAGCGTTTGATGATTCTTATATATGGGATGCTGGAAATAATGATAGAGTTAATATCACAGGCTTAGTAAATGATTCTTGGAATAGAGTTATAATTGTTCATCATTCCAATGGGTATGTTGATTTATATTCTAATGGGATTCTTGTGGCAGAAAATCAAAAATTATTTATGAGCGAAACAAATCAAAAACAAATGTCTATTGGGGGTAATTATTTAAATTTGCATTGTTATGGTGTAGGATTTGCAAATAACATTAAAATGGATGACATTGCTTTGTATTCAGGAATCTTAACAAATGAAGAATTATTAGCAGATAATCTATTGAATCCATTCGGATTTTATCAAAATGGAATTTGCAATGTTTTACCAATAGCTCAAGCAGGAGAGGATCAAGTTATTGAATGTGGAGGAGTAGATGGAACCGAAGTAACACTAAATGGGAGTGGCTCCACTGATTCGGATAATGATTCATTATCATTTACTTGGTATTTGAATGAAGAAGTTGTATCAACAGAAGCAATAGCTAATTTAAATTTAACTGTTGGAGAATATAATTTTACGTTAGTAGTTGATGATGGAAATGGCGGAACAGCAAGTGATGATGTTTTAATTAAAGTTGAAGATACAACAACACCAGTCCTAACATTAAAAGCGCCCATAAAGATTTGGCCGGTAAATCATAAATATGTTAATATAAATATTACTGATATGGTAAATGGAATTACTGACGGATGTAGTGGAAATTTACAAGTAAATGATTTAAGAATATTACAAGTAACAAGTGATGAATTAGAAGATGATCCAAGTGGCGGTGATGGTAACACATTAAATGACATAGTTATTAATGAAGGATGTAAATCAGTTGGATTAAGGGCAGAAAGATTAGGAAATGCAGATGGAAGAGTTTATACAGTAATAATTGGAGGCAAAGACTTAAACGGAAATGTAGGAACTGCAGAATTTGAAGTACAAGTACCACATAGTAAAAATGGAACAGCCGTAAAAAGTAATGTCCAATACTTAGTAGAAGGTACATGTGAAATACCATTACCAAATGAACAATTAGCAAAAGAAGTCAATGAAAACAGAGAAGAAGAAATTGCAGACGTTATACCAAGCAATTACATATTAAATCAAAATTATCCGAATCCATTTAATCCAACGACAAAGATAAGTTATTCGATACCAGAAAATAATTATGTTACTTTAATTGTATATGATGTTTTAGGAAATGTCGTAAGTTTATTGGAGAATGGATATAAATCAGCTGGAAATTACACATATAATTTTGATGCAAGCAGAATTTCGAATGGAGTATATTTCTACAAATTACAAGCTGGAGATTTTACTGAAACAAAGAAGATGATTTTGTTAAAATAA
- a CDS encoding T9SS type A sorting domain-containing protein, whose amino-acid sequence MKKRHQLITFIIFISNLIFAQVPTNGLVAYYTLGNNLKDYSGNKNDGIVIGEDPITAIDRFEHQDSARFFNIQKKNFIQIQNSNSLDSFASITVSVWINSLGMTNDNQTIIGKWNGSLSNQSWTLDLSYHSTQPQFGIRRSNGEIVSLISNKSLAAGEWYNITCVYDGINTSLYINGKRDSMLTHTSNFSIIPANTTVTIGAHDELITSDVNRFNGGIDDIRIYNRALSENEILALYNNQSIEVSKIPIIFIPGIMGSPLYDDLNNNNLLLDEFYSDKNERIWFNSLVPQQFLYDLQLDDSGENPLNKNNNIKVAPIRGDISNTLKDNYETKLPLSVYKGLFMYFDTKGYQIDDTGQMEANSNTNLFCFTYDWRKSVIDNGNKLSDYINKVLAWTGVQTVNIIAHSLGGLVTKSCVKNNGSDRIDKIIFVGTPHLGAPKIYYTMLTGDVEFGFFKDIFLINKIIKDISRNMPSTYELFPSAEYFNAKINRNISGNDLYNYSILNAHYTPLISNIEYFGYNDAIKFFENLQVGSNNLYNVDLIESAKTIQDNLSNVDFKDIDVYNIVGYNTSTIGQIWVRNLFNNQYSQDAIYNLDGDGTVPLKSSETINGNIYNPNKTFYIKGGNHQALPSDKNVLDIINNILNDSANNSYNLPQEYKYSNSNWLQTIVACPVIVNAYDDFGNKTGPTSDTTYIEGIPGSKYIPANLLDPESKKIFLLPRNGEYRFEINSQDTNSTFDFSVLDIKDGNMESLLTIDSIKMENNTKAFCKVDSTISKTIMYVDTNGDGSIDTTYNSNYSKITSTKNLTLLPSIFSLSQNFPNPFNPTTRISYTISEQSKVVLIVYDILGRKIKTLIDKIQSSGNYSIEWNASEYPSGVYFYKLQAGEFTETKKMILLK is encoded by the coding sequence ATGAAAAAGAGGCACCAATTAATAACATTTATTATTTTTATTTCAAATTTGATTTTTGCACAGGTACCAACAAATGGTTTAGTTGCTTATTATACCTTAGGAAATAATTTAAAAGATTACAGTGGGAATAAAAATGATGGTATTGTTATAGGTGAAGATCCAATTACTGCAATAGACAGATTTGAACATCAAGATTCAGCTCGTTTTTTCAATATCCAAAAGAAAAATTTTATTCAAATTCAAAATTCAAATTCTCTTGATAGTTTTGCCTCAATTACAGTTTCTGTGTGGATAAATAGTTTAGGTATGACAAATGATAATCAAACAATTATTGGAAAGTGGAACGGTAGTCTTTCGAATCAATCTTGGACTTTAGACTTAAGTTATCATAGTACCCAACCCCAATTTGGGATAAGGCGTTCCAATGGAGAAATAGTATCATTAATTTCAAATAAAAGTTTAGCAGCGGGTGAATGGTACAATATAACATGTGTTTATGATGGAATTAATACAAGCTTATATATTAACGGTAAGCGTGATTCAATGTTAACACATACATCTAATTTTTCAATTATTCCTGCAAATACCACGGTAACTATTGGCGCACATGACGAGCTGATTACATCAGATGTTAATCGATTTAACGGAGGAATAGACGACATAAGAATTTATAATCGAGCATTAAGTGAAAATGAGATTCTAGCACTTTATAACAATCAAAGTATTGAAGTATCAAAAATACCGATTATATTTATTCCTGGGATAATGGGATCTCCATTATATGATGATTTGAATAATAACAATTTATTATTAGATGAATTTTATTCAGACAAGAATGAAAGAATTTGGTTCAATTCATTAGTTCCACAACAATTTCTGTATGATCTGCAACTTGATGATAGCGGTGAGAATCCTTTAAATAAAAATAACAATATTAAAGTAGCTCCAATAAGGGGAGACATAAGCAATACTTTAAAAGATAATTACGAGACAAAACTTCCCTTAAGTGTATACAAAGGATTATTTATGTATTTTGATACAAAAGGGTATCAGATTGATGACACTGGACAAATGGAAGCAAATTCAAATACAAATTTATTTTGTTTCACTTATGATTGGCGAAAAAGTGTTATTGATAACGGTAATAAATTATCTGATTATATAAACAAAGTCTTGGCTTGGACAGGTGTACAAACAGTAAATATAATTGCTCATAGTCTTGGTGGATTAGTAACAAAAAGCTGTGTGAAGAATAATGGATCAGATAGAATAGACAAGATTATATTTGTTGGAACACCTCATTTGGGGGCGCCTAAAATATACTATACAATGCTTACAGGTGATGTTGAATTTGGATTTTTCAAGGATATTTTCTTAATTAATAAAATAATAAAAGATATAAGTAGGAATATGCCCTCAACTTATGAGTTATTTCCATCTGCTGAATATTTTAATGCAAAAATAAATAGAAACATTTCTGGTAATGATTTATATAATTATTCAATTTTAAATGCACACTATACACCATTAATTTCAAATATTGAATATTTTGGATATAATGATGCAATTAAATTTTTTGAAAATTTACAAGTTGGCAGTAATAATTTATATAATGTTGATTTAATTGAATCTGCAAAGACAATTCAAGATAACCTTTCAAATGTGGATTTTAAAGATATTGACGTTTATAATATAGTTGGATATAATACTTCAACGATTGGACAAATCTGGGTAAGGAATCTTTTTAATAATCAATATTCACAAGATGCCATCTATAATTTGGACGGTGATGGTACAGTACCTTTAAAAAGTTCTGAAACTATAAATGGGAATATTTATAACCCTAATAAAACATTTTACATAAAAGGTGGAAATCACCAAGCCTTACCCTCAGATAAAAATGTTTTAGACATTATTAACAATATCTTGAATGATTCAGCTAATAATTCATATAATTTACCCCAAGAATATAAATATTCTAATTCAAATTGGTTGCAGACGATAGTCGCTTGTCCGGTTATAGTTAATGCTTACGATGATTTTGGGAATAAAACAGGCCCCACATCTGATACTACTTATATTGAGGGAATTCCAGGTAGCAAATATATTCCCGCAAATCTTTTAGATCCAGAATCAAAAAAAATATTTTTATTACCAAGAAATGGTGAATATAGATTTGAAATAAATTCCCAAGATACAAATAGTACTTTTGATTTTTCTGTATTAGATATAAAAGATGGCAATATGGAATCATTATTAACCATTGATAGTATAAAAATGGAGAATAATACAAAAGCTTTTTGCAAAGTAGACTCTACAATATCTAAGACAATTATGTATGTAGATACAAATGGAGACGGCAGTATAGACACGACATATAATTCAAATTATAGTAAAATAACGTCAACTAAAAATTTAACTTTATTACCGTCAATATTTAGTTTATCACAAAACTTTCCTAATCCTTTTAATCCAACTACAAGAATTAGCTATACAATAA